The Chiroxiphia lanceolata isolate bChiLan1 chromosome 4, bChiLan1.pri, whole genome shotgun sequence genome contains a region encoding:
- the LOC116786296 gene encoding cytochrome P450 4V2 isoform X2, with protein MFEGYQVLNGTNIQIIIYAVHRNPKIFCDIEEFRPERFFPSNCFFNQLKFYSEEFRKWSLFNLWLGPLPVVVLYHPDSVEVILNSSKHIEKSYLYNFLHPWLGTGLLTSTGDKWRSRRKMITPTFHFAILNDFLEVMNEQGSILVKKLEKHVDKEPFDVFLDITLCALDIICETAMGKNVGAQKNKNSDYVSAIYRMSDLIQQRQKSPWLWPDLLYMLFKEGREHKRNLKILHNFTDRVIAEKAAELENTKQKKHDNDGNCEESVSKKRKAFLDMLLSATDDEGNKLSYRDIREEVDTFMFEGHDTTAAAMNWVLYLLGHNPEVQKKVHKELDEVFDNTERPVTTDDLKQLRYLECVVKEALRLFPSVPMFARTLREDCCISGYQIPKGATVLVLTYALHRDPEIFPDPEEFRPERFFSENSKGRHPYAYVPFSAGPRNCIGQRFAQMEEKTLLALILRRFWVESCQKPEELRIAGELILRPNNGIWIKLKRRPNAGSE; from the exons gtttttttaatcaactaaaattttattctgaagaGTTCAGGAAGTGGTCATTGTTCAATCTTTGGTTAGGACCATTGCCTGTCGTAGTTTTGTATCACCCTGACAGTGTGGAG GTTATTTTGAACAGTTCAAAACATATAGAAAAATCATACCTGTACAACTTCCTGCATCCATGGCTGGGCACTGGACTTCTGACAAG CACTGGAGACAAGTGGCGGTCGCGGAGGAAGATGATAACTCCCACTTTCCACTTTGCAATATTGAATGATTTTCTAGAGGTTATGAATGAACAAGGAAGTATTTTGGTTAAGAAACTTGAAAAGCATGTTGACAAGGAACCATTTGATGTCTTTCTGGACATCACTCTGTGTGCCCTTGATATCATCTGTG aAACAGCAATGGGCAAAAATGTAGGTGCTCAGAAGAATAAGAATTCTGACTATGTTTCTGCTATCTACAG GATGAGTGATCTAATCCAACAGAGACAGAAGAGCCCTTGGCTTTGGCCTGATCTTTTATACATGCTATTcaaggaaggaagagagcaCAAGAGGAACCTCAAAATCCTTCACAATTTTACAGATAGA GTCATtgcagaaaaagctgcagaactTGAAAACACTAAGCAAAAAAAACATGATAATGATGGCAACTGTGAAGAAAGTGTctccaaaaagagaaaagcattcCTGGACATGCTGCTGAGTGCAACAGATGATGAAGGGAACAAACTGAGCTACAGGGACATTCGTGAGGAAGTGGATACTTTCATGTTTGAG GGCCATGATACAACAGCAGCTGCTATGAACTGGGTCCTTTACTTGCTTGGACATAATCCTGAAGTTCAGAAGAAGGTTCACAAAGAATTGGACGAGGTGTTTG ACAACACTGAGCGTCCTGTTACAACAGACGACTTGAAACAGCTTCGATACCTTGAGTGTGTTGTGAAAGAAGCCCTTCGGCTCTTCCCTTCGGTTCCCATGTTTGCCCGTACCTTGAGAGAGGACTGCTGTATTA GTGGATATCAGATACCAAAAGGCGCAACTGTTCTTGTTTTAACTTATGCCCTGCACAGAGACCCGGAGATCTTCCCGGACCCAGAGGAGTTCAGGCCTGAAAGattcttctctgaaaattcTAAGGGAAGGCACCCATATGCTTACGTGCCCTTCTCAGCTGGTCCCAGGAACTGTATTG GTCAGCGCTTTGCAcaaatggaggagaaaactcTTCTAGCCCTCATCCTGCGGCGCTTTTGGGTGGAGTCATGTCAAAAGCCAGAAGAGCTTCGTATAGCTGGAGAATTGATTCTTCGTCCAAATAACGGCATCTGGATTAAGCTGAAGAGGAGACCAAATGCTGGATCAGAATGA
- the LOC116786296 gene encoding cytochrome P450 4V2 isoform X3: MFGYQVLNGTNIQIIIYAVHRNPKIFCDIEEFRPERFFPSNCFFNQLKFYSEEFRKWSLFNLWLGPLPVVVLYHPDSVEVILNSSKHIEKSYLYNFLHPWLGTGLLTSTGDKWRSRRKMITPTFHFAILNDFLEVMNEQGSILVKKLEKHVDKEPFDVFLDITLCALDIICETAMGKNVGAQKNKNSDYVSAIYRMSDLIQQRQKSPWLWPDLLYMLFKEGREHKRNLKILHNFTDRVIAEKAAELENTKQKKHDNDGNCEESVSKKRKAFLDMLLSATDDEGNKLSYRDIREEVDTFMFEGHDTTAAAMNWVLYLLGHNPEVQKKVHKELDEVFDNTERPVTTDDLKQLRYLECVVKEALRLFPSVPMFARTLREDCCISGYQIPKGATVLVLTYALHRDPEIFPDPEEFRPERFFSENSKGRHPYAYVPFSAGPRNCIGQRFAQMEEKTLLALILRRFWVESCQKPEELRIAGELILRPNNGIWIKLKRRPNAGSE; this comes from the exons gtttttttaatcaactaaaattttattctgaagaGTTCAGGAAGTGGTCATTGTTCAATCTTTGGTTAGGACCATTGCCTGTCGTAGTTTTGTATCACCCTGACAGTGTGGAG GTTATTTTGAACAGTTCAAAACATATAGAAAAATCATACCTGTACAACTTCCTGCATCCATGGCTGGGCACTGGACTTCTGACAAG CACTGGAGACAAGTGGCGGTCGCGGAGGAAGATGATAACTCCCACTTTCCACTTTGCAATATTGAATGATTTTCTAGAGGTTATGAATGAACAAGGAAGTATTTTGGTTAAGAAACTTGAAAAGCATGTTGACAAGGAACCATTTGATGTCTTTCTGGACATCACTCTGTGTGCCCTTGATATCATCTGTG aAACAGCAATGGGCAAAAATGTAGGTGCTCAGAAGAATAAGAATTCTGACTATGTTTCTGCTATCTACAG GATGAGTGATCTAATCCAACAGAGACAGAAGAGCCCTTGGCTTTGGCCTGATCTTTTATACATGCTATTcaaggaaggaagagagcaCAAGAGGAACCTCAAAATCCTTCACAATTTTACAGATAGA GTCATtgcagaaaaagctgcagaactTGAAAACACTAAGCAAAAAAAACATGATAATGATGGCAACTGTGAAGAAAGTGTctccaaaaagagaaaagcattcCTGGACATGCTGCTGAGTGCAACAGATGATGAAGGGAACAAACTGAGCTACAGGGACATTCGTGAGGAAGTGGATACTTTCATGTTTGAG GGCCATGATACAACAGCAGCTGCTATGAACTGGGTCCTTTACTTGCTTGGACATAATCCTGAAGTTCAGAAGAAGGTTCACAAAGAATTGGACGAGGTGTTTG ACAACACTGAGCGTCCTGTTACAACAGACGACTTGAAACAGCTTCGATACCTTGAGTGTGTTGTGAAAGAAGCCCTTCGGCTCTTCCCTTCGGTTCCCATGTTTGCCCGTACCTTGAGAGAGGACTGCTGTATTA GTGGATATCAGATACCAAAAGGCGCAACTGTTCTTGTTTTAACTTATGCCCTGCACAGAGACCCGGAGATCTTCCCGGACCCAGAGGAGTTCAGGCCTGAAAGattcttctctgaaaattcTAAGGGAAGGCACCCATATGCTTACGTGCCCTTCTCAGCTGGTCCCAGGAACTGTATTG GTCAGCGCTTTGCAcaaatggaggagaaaactcTTCTAGCCCTCATCCTGCGGCGCTTTTGGGTGGAGTCATGTCAAAAGCCAGAAGAGCTTCGTATAGCTGGAGAATTGATTCTTCGTCCAAATAACGGCATCTGGATTAAGCTGAAGAGGAGACCAAATGCTGGATCAGAATGA